The Acidobacteriota bacterium genome has a segment encoding these proteins:
- a CDS encoding IS1595 family transposase: protein MVGDYPRTLMELERRFHDEQACAEYLARLRWPNGWRCPRCQGREAWQVRRSRWRCGHCRYEVSVTAGTIFQDSHLPLGTWFRAMWYITNQKNGISALGLQRALGLGSYKTAWAILHKLRRAMVRPSRDRLRGVVEVDETYWGGEEPGVIGRGAEAKALILVAAQEDGKGLGHIRLRRIPDLTRARLHGFIAEAIQPGSTVRTDGLPAYLGLSYVHDRQVQRRQAEGEYLLPRVHRVVSLLKRWMLGTHQGAVGHDQLDAYLDEFTFRFNRRTSASRGKLFYRLAQQAVQVDPAPFATLIKPQPVGVGGVK from the coding sequence ATGGTCGGGGATTATCCACGAACCTTGATGGAATTGGAACGACGCTTTCACGATGAACAGGCCTGCGCTGAATACCTTGCGAGGCTGCGCTGGCCTAACGGTTGGAGATGTCCTCGGTGCCAAGGACGAGAGGCTTGGCAGGTTCGGCGGAGTCGCTGGCGGTGCGGGCATTGCCGGTATGAAGTATCGGTCACGGCCGGCACCATCTTTCAGGACAGCCACCTCCCGCTGGGGACTTGGTTTCGAGCCATGTGGTACATCACCAACCAGAAGAACGGCATCAGCGCCTTGGGATTGCAGCGTGCGCTGGGTCTGGGCAGCTACAAAACCGCTTGGGCGATCTTGCACAAGTTGCGTCGAGCCATGGTCCGGCCAAGCCGCGACCGGCTGAGGGGTGTGGTTGAAGTCGACGAAACGTACTGGGGCGGTGAGGAACCCGGCGTTATTGGACGAGGAGCGGAAGCTAAAGCCCTGATCCTCGTGGCCGCTCAGGAGGATGGGAAAGGCCTTGGCCACATCCGGCTGCGCCGCATCCCCGATCTGACTCGCGCCCGCCTGCACGGGTTCATCGCTGAGGCCATCCAGCCGGGAAGCACCGTCCGAACCGATGGCTTGCCTGCCTACCTGGGGTTGAGCTATGTCCACGACCGACAGGTTCAGCGTCGTCAAGCGGAGGGAGAATATTTGTTGCCGCGCGTGCATCGGGTCGTTTCGCTCCTGAAGCGATGGATGCTGGGTACCCACCAAGGTGCGGTCGGGCACGATCAACTGGATGCTTACCTCGACGAATTCACTTTCCGGTTTAACCGTCGCACGTCGGCATCCCGGGGAAAGCTGTTCTATCGTTTGGCTCAACAGGCGGTGCAAGTAGACCCGGCTCCGTTCGCAACTTTGATCAAACCACAACCTGTTGGGGTTGGTGGCGTGAAGTAA
- a CDS encoding redoxin domain-containing protein produces MRSIETQLNEMGFQLIAIAPDRPAKLRETKEKYGIQGIFLSDSRMAAAQAFRVAYQVDANTLKQLEVYGIDLEEASGENHHQLPVPAVFIAGTDGVIQFTYANPDYTVRIRPEMLLAVAGTVRK; encoded by the coding sequence CTGCGAAGCATCGAAACACAGCTCAACGAAATGGGCTTCCAGCTTATTGCCATTGCCCCTGACCGGCCCGCCAAACTCCGTGAGACAAAGGAGAAATATGGGATTCAAGGCATTTTCCTCTCCGACAGCCGGATGGCGGCCGCGCAGGCGTTTCGAGTGGCGTATCAGGTGGATGCGAACACCCTGAAGCAGTTGGAAGTGTATGGGATCGACCTGGAAGAAGCCTCGGGGGAGAATCACCACCAGCTTCCGGTGCCTGCGGTCTTCATAGCGGGAACGGACGGTGTGATTCAATTTACCTATGCCAATCCCGATTACACCGTGCGAATCCGGCCGGAGATGCTGCTTGCTGTCGCAGGAACCGTCCGAAAGTAG
- a CDS encoding sigma-70 family RNA polymerase sigma factor produces the protein MELRSTVVSIENAAASQALSVEGAVTRYLDELYRFALHMTRDPDRAQELTQECIFRALKNQGRIMKNAKAWLFRTLYNTFVSEYRRRLSHRTFDDQGKAFELDSEIHSDPMPEFIAVRDVRTAIESLPEDLRAVIWLSDAEEFRLREIAEILELPLGTVASKLFRARQELRRLLSAYGPLEEKNL, from the coding sequence ATGGAACTCCGGAGTACGGTGGTTAGTATCGAGAATGCGGCAGCAAGCCAGGCTCTCTCAGTCGAAGGAGCCGTAACGCGCTACCTCGATGAGCTCTATCGCTTTGCCCTGCATATGACGCGCGATCCGGACCGCGCCCAGGAGCTGACCCAGGAGTGTATCTTTCGCGCCCTGAAAAACCAGGGGCGGATCATGAAAAATGCCAAAGCCTGGCTTTTTCGGACTCTCTACAACACCTTTGTCAGCGAATACAGGCGACGACTCTCTCATAGGACATTCGATGACCAGGGAAAAGCCTTTGAATTGGATTCTGAAATCCATTCAGATCCAATGCCGGAGTTCATCGCCGTCCGGGACGTTCGAACCGCCATCGAAAGCCTCCCCGAGGATCTCCGCGCCGTCATCTGGCTCTCGGATGCCGAGGAATTCCGGCTCAGGGAAATTGCGGAAATACTCGAATTACCGCTTGGGACGGTTGCTTCGAAGTTGTTCAGAGCCCGTCAGGAACTGCGACGGTTGTTGTCTGCCTATGGGCCATTGGAGGAGAAGAACCTATGA
- a CDS encoding NAD(P)/FAD-dependent oxidoreductase, with protein MAKTYDLVVIGTGSAGSTVASACRHEGWKVAIIDSRPFGGTCALRGCDPKKVLVGAAEAIDWVQRMNGSRIIAGNARIDWPELIRFKRTFTEPVPKAREEGFAKSGIATFHGRAHFVEPGTIQVGGEMLAAKHIVIATGARPAKLNIEGDEHLITSDEFLELEALPQRIVFVGGGYISFEFAHVAARAGSQVTILHRGPHGLERFDADLVDRLVKWSRQVGIDIQLETSVKSIEKKPSSLIVKTSRHGEEKEYPTDLVVHGAGRVPEIDGLDLVRGGVEHDRHGVKVNEYLQSTSNPAVYAAGDCAASENAPLTPVAGYEGRVVASNLLHGNHQKADYGSVPSVAFTIPPLAAVGLDERTARNHGLRFRAGAGDMSSWYSSRRTGETCAAYKILVEEGTERILGAHLLGSHAEEHINLFALAIRKGIQASDLKETIYSYPTHTSNTQYLIP; from the coding sequence ATGGCGAAGACATACGACTTGGTCGTGATCGGAACGGGTTCGGCGGGTTCGACGGTAGCATCGGCCTGCCGTCACGAAGGCTGGAAGGTGGCAATTATTGATTCGCGGCCCTTCGGAGGGACCTGCGCCCTGCGTGGTTGCGATCCGAAGAAAGTGTTGGTCGGTGCGGCCGAAGCCATCGACTGGGTGCAGCGGATGAACGGAAGCAGAATAATCGCTGGAAATGCACGCATCGACTGGCCGGAACTGATCCGCTTCAAGCGCACCTTCACGGAGCCGGTACCCAAAGCGCGCGAAGAAGGCTTTGCCAAGTCGGGGATCGCCACCTTCCACGGAAGAGCGCATTTCGTGGAACCGGGGACGATCCAGGTCGGCGGCGAAATGCTCGCAGCAAAGCACATCGTGATTGCAACCGGAGCGCGGCCTGCCAAGCTGAACATTGAGGGTGATGAGCACTTGATCACGAGCGACGAATTTCTGGAACTTGAAGCTCTGCCGCAGCGCATCGTCTTTGTCGGTGGCGGCTACATCTCCTTCGAGTTTGCCCACGTGGCAGCACGCGCAGGATCGCAGGTCACAATCCTGCATCGTGGCCCGCACGGACTGGAACGCTTTGATGCGGACCTGGTGGACCGGCTTGTGAAGTGGTCTCGGCAGGTCGGGATCGATATCCAGTTGGAGACGTCGGTGAAGAGCATCGAGAAGAAGCCTTCCAGTCTGATTGTGAAGACATCACGTCATGGCGAAGAAAAGGAATATCCAACAGATTTGGTTGTGCATGGCGCGGGCCGTGTGCCCGAGATTGACGGTCTGGATCTTGTCCGAGGAGGAGTAGAACACGACCGACATGGAGTGAAAGTGAACGAGTACCTGCAGAGCACATCGAATCCAGCGGTTTACGCCGCGGGCGATTGTGCTGCAAGTGAAAACGCGCCGCTGACTCCCGTCGCGGGGTATGAGGGCCGGGTCGTTGCTTCCAACCTGCTGCACGGAAATCATCAGAAAGCGGATTATGGAAGCGTTCCAAGCGTCGCCTTCACTATTCCCCCACTGGCAGCGGTAGGCCTCGACGAGCGAACGGCCCGCAATCACGGTCTGCGTTTTCGTGCGGGAGCGGGCGACATGTCAAGCTGGTACTCGTCGCGCCGAACCGGAGAAACCTGTGCCGCCTATAAAATCCTGGTGGAGGAAGGAACTGAACGTATTCTCGGCGCACATCTCCTCGGGTCTCACGCTGAGGAACACATCAATCTTTTCGCGCTGGCAATCCGCAAGGGGATACAGGCCTCGGACTTAAAGGAAACGATCTACTCCTATCCGACGCATACTTCGAACACTCAATATCTGATTCCCTGA
- a CDS encoding TVP38/TMEM64 family protein, whose translation MSKTDQTGLIASMKTKTRIAIALIAVMAIAAVAYLLPLGQWTLEFIGWIRGFGVFGAFIYGLFYAAGTVLLWPGTALTLGGGFLYGPFWGTLLVSPASVAGATMAFVLSRTFARGWIARKVQKYPRFAAIDRAVGKHSFKTVLLLRLQPVNLPFAVLNYALGLTSVNLSDYILASWLGMLPATILYVYIGSVVQDVASLLHGGFSGATSWQRLLFWGGLVATGIFVVFLTRLAKRALEEEIGESQAAANRKGQPGDDLNENTA comes from the coding sequence ATGAGTAAGACAGATCAAACCGGCTTGATAGCAAGCATGAAGACCAAAACGCGCATTGCAATTGCATTGATCGCGGTTATGGCAATTGCGGCTGTCGCCTATCTGCTGCCATTGGGGCAATGGACGCTCGAATTCATTGGCTGGATTCGGGGCTTTGGTGTTTTTGGGGCCTTCATTTACGGACTGTTCTATGCTGCCGGAACCGTCCTCTTGTGGCCGGGGACGGCGCTCACTCTGGGAGGAGGGTTCCTGTACGGCCCGTTTTGGGGAACCCTTCTCGTATCGCCCGCCAGCGTGGCAGGAGCTACGATGGCGTTTGTATTGTCGCGGACGTTTGCGCGCGGCTGGATCGCCCGGAAAGTCCAGAAATATCCGCGGTTTGCGGCGATAGACCGTGCGGTGGGAAAGCATAGCTTCAAGACTGTGCTCCTGCTGCGGCTGCAACCCGTCAATCTGCCCTTTGCGGTGCTCAATTACGCCCTGGGTCTGACGTCCGTCAATTTGAGCGATTACATCCTGGCATCCTGGCTGGGGATGCTGCCAGCGACCATCCTATATGTGTATATCGGGTCCGTGGTTCAGGATGTCGCCAGCCTCCTGCACGGAGGATTCTCAGGGGCAACTTCCTGGCAGAGGCTCCTCTTTTGGGGCGGTTTGGTTGCTACGGGGATTTTCGTTGTCTTTCTGACCCGGTTGGCCAAACGGGCTCTCGAAGAAGAGATCGGCGAGAGTCAGGCCGCCGCAAATCGAAAAGGGCAACCAGGAGATGATCTGAATGAAAACACTGCTTGA
- a CDS encoding EthD family reductase translates to MIKVSVMYPNGEGSTFSMAYYLDKHIPMVRQKLGTALKGVAVEQGLAGATPGAPAPYVAVGHLLFESMEAFQSSFGPHAQTILNDVPNYTNTQPTVQISEVKI, encoded by the coding sequence ATGATTAAAGTCAGCGTCATGTATCCGAACGGCGAAGGCAGCACATTTTCCATGGCGTACTATTTGGACAAACATATACCGATGGTTCGGCAGAAGCTGGGAACGGCGCTCAAGGGTGTTGCTGTCGAGCAGGGTTTGGCAGGCGCAACGCCTGGGGCGCCTGCGCCGTATGTTGCCGTGGGCCATCTTTTGTTCGAGTCGATGGAAGCCTTTCAGTCCTCCTTCGGACCACATGCCCAGACCATTCTGAATGATGTCCCAAACTACACAAACACTCAGCCCACAGTGCAGATTAGCGAAGTAAAGATATAG
- a CDS encoding NAD(P)H-hydrate epimerase, whose translation MPNDQFNFRFFTATGKQVPAVTADEMREVDRIATEETGPNLYQMMENAGRNLALLVIELLGENWQKARIVVLAGSGGNGGGGICAARHLANRNVDVRLCLAQPERLGEVSGWQRKIFQSTRGQEIDRSRLPEERPNLVLDALIGYGLKSAPDAGMAQLIRWANSSLSQVLALDVPSGLNATTGETSGTWTCIEPKWTMTLALPKTGLLPERAGELYLADIGIPAGTYRRLNLKYESPFESRVWVRLHCRKVLGLT comes from the coding sequence ATGCCAAACGACCAGTTCAATTTTCGGTTCTTTACAGCGACAGGCAAGCAAGTTCCAGCCGTAACGGCGGACGAAATGCGTGAGGTGGACCGCATCGCAACGGAAGAGACTGGCCCCAATCTCTACCAGATGATGGAAAATGCCGGGAGGAATCTGGCGCTCCTGGTGATCGAACTTCTTGGAGAAAACTGGCAAAAGGCCAGGATCGTCGTGCTGGCAGGGAGCGGTGGCAATGGAGGCGGCGGCATTTGTGCGGCGCGGCACCTTGCCAATCGCAACGTTGATGTTCGGCTGTGTCTCGCCCAACCCGAGCGCCTGGGCGAAGTTTCCGGATGGCAACGGAAGATCTTCCAATCTACACGCGGGCAGGAAATTGACAGGAGTCGGCTTCCTGAAGAACGGCCGAATCTTGTCCTGGATGCCCTGATCGGATACGGCTTGAAATCGGCTCCTGATGCGGGTATGGCACAGCTTATCCGCTGGGCGAACTCATCCCTGAGCCAGGTTCTTGCGCTTGACGTACCTTCCGGCTTGAACGCCACAACTGGCGAAACTTCAGGGACATGGACATGCATCGAGCCGAAATGGACCATGACCCTGGCGCTGCCTAAGACAGGACTTCTTCCAGAAAGGGCAGGAGAACTTTACCTCGCCGATATTGGCATTCCAGCGGGAACGTACCGGCGTCTGAACCTCAAATACGAAAGCCCTTTCGAATCTCGTGTCTGGGTCCGGCTCCATTGCCGAAAAGTTCTGGGGTTGACCTGA
- a CDS encoding redoxin domain-containing protein, with translation MGELGELVKHNADFKKLDVQILAVSVDPPSRGKWVEEKLRAPFPILSDSKHVAMELYGTRSPEYRNREGLSVNTPTLVLIDGTGTVRWIHQAEDYHVREAVEEDLAQARKLK, from the coding sequence ATGGGCGAACTCGGTGAGCTCGTCAAGCACAATGCGGATTTCAAAAAGCTGGACGTTCAGATCCTGGCCGTCAGCGTGGACCCTCCGAGCAGAGGGAAGTGGGTCGAGGAAAAACTGAGGGCTCCGTTTCCTATCCTTTCGGATTCAAAACACGTGGCCATGGAACTCTACGGCACTCGTTCGCCGGAATACCGCAACCGCGAGGGGCTAAGCGTCAATACGCCGACGCTCGTCCTGATTGACGGGACCGGCACGGTCCGCTGGATTCATCAGGCCGAAGATTACCATGTTCGCGAAGCGGTTGAGGAGGATCTGGCTCAGGCACGAAAGCTGAAGTAG
- a CDS encoding DUF3179 domain-containing protein, which produces MQRQEGYMSEKRKYWAFQLAVLILLTLTAAIGSGQQVRVERKPKFIKNGQKTLPFEVTRHIVPLRQIEGGGPPRDGIPALIDPEYIPAEEAGRLLEPSDRVLGVLFNGEARAYPIRILNWHELVNDTVGGRPILVSWCPLCGSGVVYDPMIGGRRHIFGVSGLLYKRNLLFFDRQTGSLWSQLLSEAVTGPMAGTKLHALPAEDTTWKNWESPHPDTLVLSFATGYQRDYRADPYAAMPLARDPALFVAAEGEAEIFPFSQLHKAQTPVTEQLAGQRFIIRFEPHSKTARVESESPGRITWFVGFKEDLRHFFPKAQVYHFRKSKRRSNESNGI; this is translated from the coding sequence ATGCAACGCCAGGAAGGATACATGTCAGAGAAAAGGAAGTATTGGGCGTTTCAACTTGCCGTCCTCATTTTGTTGACCCTGACCGCCGCCATCGGTTCGGGTCAGCAAGTTCGCGTCGAGCGGAAACCTAAATTCATAAAGAACGGTCAAAAGACTCTTCCGTTCGAGGTGACACGCCACATCGTTCCGTTACGTCAAATCGAGGGTGGAGGCCCTCCGCGTGACGGTATTCCTGCATTGATTGATCCTGAGTATATTCCTGCGGAGGAGGCTGGGCGCCTTCTCGAACCCTCTGACCGCGTGCTTGGGGTCCTCTTTAATGGGGAGGCGAGAGCATATCCAATTCGCATCTTGAATTGGCACGAGCTTGTCAACGATACCGTGGGAGGAAGACCTATTCTGGTCAGTTGGTGCCCGCTCTGTGGTTCGGGCGTAGTTTACGACCCGATGATCGGCGGCCGGCGGCATATTTTCGGAGTGTCAGGGCTGCTTTACAAGCGCAACCTCTTGTTCTTCGACAGACAGACAGGAAGCCTTTGGTCGCAACTGCTGTCGGAGGCGGTGACAGGACCGATGGCAGGAACCAAGCTTCACGCCCTGCCTGCTGAAGACACAACGTGGAAAAATTGGGAGAGCCCGCATCCGGACACACTGGTCCTCTCCTTCGCCACAGGTTACCAGCGGGATTATCGCGCTGATCCCTATGCCGCTATGCCACTTGCCCGAGACCCGGCGTTATTCGTAGCGGCTGAGGGAGAGGCGGAAATCTTCCCGTTCTCGCAGCTGCATAAAGCCCAGACTCCGGTAACCGAGCAACTCGCGGGTCAACGTTTTATCATCCGTTTTGAACCCCATTCGAAGACAGCGCGGGTTGAATCTGAATCGCCCGGTCGAATAACTTGGTTTGTGGGATTCAAAGAGGATCTCCGGCACTTTTTCCCAAAGGCGCAGGTCTATCACTTCCGCAAATCAAAGAGACGATCTAATGAAAGCAATGGCATATAG
- a CDS encoding carboxymuconolactone decarboxylase family protein, producing MAKVKMVIEDETTENVKHVYEDIKKTMGIPAVPNLFRAMANYPELLTATWNQFKTVMGPGELTPREKQLVALAVSATNNCHYCIHAHTAALKGLGLSEKGLVEFMGVVGLFNNLNKFLDGLMVEPDIGV from the coding sequence ATGGCGAAGGTGAAAATGGTCATTGAAGACGAGACTACAGAGAATGTGAAACATGTATACGAAGACATCAAGAAGACAATGGGAATTCCAGCCGTCCCCAATCTTTTCCGGGCGATGGCTAACTATCCGGAGCTTCTAACAGCGACCTGGAACCAATTCAAAACGGTGATGGGTCCTGGGGAGTTGACGCCGCGTGAGAAACAACTGGTGGCGCTTGCGGTTTCGGCCACGAACAACTGTCATTATTGCATTCACGCCCATACCGCAGCTCTCAAGGGCCTGGGCCTAAGCGAGAAGGGCTTGGTTGAGTTCATGGGTGTCGTCGGTCTGTTCAACAATTTGAACAAGTTTCTGGACGGCTTGATGGTCGAGCCCGATATCGGGGTTTAG
- a CDS encoding mercuric reductase, with protein MKTLLETLLAPNDVHNRQLLENAHPPAWVNPKPHDVYNLVVLGAGTAGLVATAGAAALGARVALVEELLMGGDCLNFGCVPSKALIRASRAAYALREGHEYGGSAAGTNGFDFSRTMERMRRLRAEISAHDSVQRFSSLGAQVFLGAARFTSRDTVEVDGLPLKFKKAIIATGGRPARPDIPGLAEAGFLTNETVFSLAELPARLIVVGAGPIGCELAQAFHRLGSQVTIITRGNQMLPREDPDVSSLLTKRFLREGMQLVFGANIRRVEQQNDEKVLHFARGSCEEKAAGAEILLSVGRVPNTEGLNLEAAGVEYDAKGVKVDDRLRTTNPDIYAAGDVCSPFKFTHAAEAMARIALQNALFFGRKKASSLVIPWATYTDPEVAHVGFTEEEALIRGYQVETFTLPLAEVDRAILDGETEGFARVHMDTKTRRIQGATLVSRHAGESIGEFVLAMNQGLKLEALSGVIHPYPTQAEVIKRLGDASMRSRLKPWMKQLLGKYFSFRR; from the coding sequence ATGAAAACACTGCTTGAAACACTCCTTGCTCCGAATGATGTCCACAACCGCCAGCTTCTCGAAAATGCCCACCCGCCTGCCTGGGTGAATCCGAAACCGCACGATGTTTATAACCTTGTGGTGCTCGGAGCAGGCACGGCGGGACTGGTCGCCACGGCCGGCGCCGCCGCTCTCGGTGCCCGCGTCGCCCTCGTGGAAGAACTCCTGATGGGAGGCGATTGCCTGAACTTCGGATGTGTGCCTTCAAAAGCGCTGATCAGAGCTTCGCGCGCCGCCTATGCGCTCAGGGAAGGACACGAGTACGGCGGCTCCGCGGCAGGAACGAACGGCTTTGACTTCTCCCGAACGATGGAGAGGATGCGACGATTGCGCGCGGAGATCTCCGCGCACGATTCGGTCCAACGATTCTCTTCATTGGGCGCGCAGGTTTTCCTGGGCGCCGCGCGGTTTACATCGCGTGACACGGTAGAAGTCGATGGACTTCCCCTCAAGTTTAAGAAGGCCATCATAGCCACGGGTGGACGCCCGGCCCGTCCGGATATCCCCGGTCTTGCCGAGGCCGGTTTTTTGACCAACGAGACTGTATTTTCGCTCGCGGAGTTGCCGGCGCGCCTCATCGTAGTTGGCGCAGGCCCCATCGGTTGCGAGTTGGCGCAGGCGTTCCATCGTCTGGGAAGCCAGGTCACCATAATTACTCGGGGCAATCAAATGCTTCCCCGAGAAGATCCAGATGTGTCTTCTCTGCTCACCAAGCGCTTTTTGCGGGAAGGAATGCAGCTTGTATTCGGAGCGAATATCCGCAGGGTAGAGCAACAAAATGATGAGAAGGTCCTTCACTTCGCGCGGGGCTCGTGCGAGGAGAAAGCAGCGGGAGCGGAAATCCTGCTTTCGGTCGGCCGCGTGCCCAATACCGAAGGGCTAAACCTGGAAGCTGCGGGTGTGGAATACGATGCGAAGGGCGTGAAAGTCGATGACCGGCTGCGCACCACGAACCCTGACATCTATGCCGCCGGCGACGTCTGTTCTCCATTTAAGTTCACGCACGCAGCCGAAGCGATGGCGCGGATTGCCTTGCAGAACGCGCTCTTCTTCGGGCGGAAGAAGGCCAGTAGCCTGGTCATCCCGTGGGCCACCTACACCGACCCCGAAGTCGCTCATGTGGGATTCACCGAAGAAGAGGCGCTGATTCGCGGCTATCAGGTCGAGACCTTTACTCTGCCACTCGCCGAAGTTGACCGCGCGATTCTCGATGGCGAGACCGAAGGGTTTGCACGGGTTCACATGGACACAAAGACCAGGCGCATCCAGGGAGCGACGCTGGTCAGCCGCCACGCGGGTGAGAGCATCGGCGAATTTGTCCTGGCGATGAACCAGGGGCTCAAACTCGAAGCCTTGAGTGGCGTCATTCATCCTTATCCCACGCAGGCGGAAGTGATCAAGCGCCTGGGCGACGCGTCCATGCGCTCCCGACTGAAACCCTGGATGAAGCAGCTCCTGGGAAAATACTTCAGCTTTCGGCGATAG
- a CDS encoding redoxin domain-containing protein, giving the protein MAAQDQILPLKIKVGDKAPDFALPSADGKTVRLSDYAGHNVLIEFYRGYW; this is encoded by the coding sequence ATGGCAGCCCAGGATCAAATTCTGCCACTCAAGATTAAGGTGGGAGACAAGGCCCCGGATTTCGCGCTGCCTTCGGCGGATGGCAAGACGGTCAGGCTTTCGGACTACGCTGGTCACAACGTCCTCATTGAATTTTACCGAGGGTATTGGTGA
- a CDS encoding OsmC family peroxiredoxin encodes MEARQIDASDGKLASETVGEIELDGSVLVIRRIAVHYKLRAPEEMRETIERVHALHADHCPVARSIRAAIEIRTSYELEPPS; translated from the coding sequence CTGGAAGCGCGCCAGATTGACGCCTCGGATGGCAAGCTGGCCTCGGAAACAGTGGGAGAAATTGAGCTGGACGGAAGCGTTCTCGTCATCCGCCGGATCGCTGTTCACTACAAGCTTCGCGCTCCTGAGGAAATGCGCGAGACCATCGAGCGGGTTCATGCCCTTCACGCCGATCACTGCCCCGTGGCGCGCTCCATCCGAGCGGCTATCGAGATTCGAACTTCCTATGAACTTGAGCCGCCCTCATAG
- a CDS encoding DUF302 domain-containing protein, translating into MTEERMKRKLLMSLGIAVIGIAFSGLAMAQDSVVKVESQHSFDQTVSQVKSATSQNGLMVMGHLDQGKMLSMTGLQLKGESFLVGNPNMGKKLFTADPTVGVFVPIRIFVYEGSDGHTYVSYEKPSVALGQLNNPQVSMMAKMLDMKIQGIAQAATH; encoded by the coding sequence ATGACGGAGGAAAGAATGAAACGTAAATTGTTGATGTCATTAGGGATCGCCGTAATCGGCATTGCCTTTAGCGGGCTGGCGATGGCGCAGGATTCTGTCGTCAAGGTCGAAAGTCAGCACAGCTTTGACCAAACCGTGTCACAAGTTAAGTCGGCCACGAGCCAGAACGGCTTGATGGTTATGGGCCATCTGGACCAGGGGAAAATGCTCTCCATGACGGGGTTACAGTTGAAGGGCGAGTCGTTTCTGGTGGGCAACCCGAACATGGGAAAGAAGTTGTTTACTGCGGATCCCACTGTCGGCGTGTTTGTTCCCATTCGTATTTTCGTATACGAAGGGTCAGACGGCCACACTTACGTAAGCTACGAAAAGCCATCGGTGGCGCTCGGCCAGCTTAACAACCCGCAAGTCAGCATGATGGCCAAAATGCTGGACATGAAAATCCAGGGCATCGCTCAGGCAGCCACGCACTAA
- a CDS encoding glycosyltransferase: MKVSVIIPVLNERECLPGNLKALKQADWIHEIIVIDGGSTDGTLGWLRQQGGISLIEAPAGRGIQLNAGARSATGDTMIFLHADTRLPPDTDESLKKALDLPRIAGGCFHVRFVPHRPRSLRVVAAGINLRTALTHAATGDQAIFVRRSVFEKIGGFREWPLFEDVDFVSRMKRVGRFAVIRSRVTVSARRHLKHGILRTVFFIYFLRAGFWAGISPFRLARWYEGPSTHRRPVMAAVTERNVISR; the protein is encoded by the coding sequence ATGAAGGTATCTGTCATCATCCCCGTCCTGAATGAGCGTGAGTGCCTGCCGGGAAATCTGAAAGCGTTAAAGCAGGCAGACTGGATTCACGAGATCATCGTGATCGATGGGGGCAGCACAGACGGCACGCTTGGATGGCTCCGGCAGCAGGGTGGAATCAGCCTGATCGAGGCTCCGGCTGGCAGGGGGATTCAGTTGAATGCCGGCGCGAGGTCTGCGACGGGCGATACGATGATTTTTCTGCATGCCGACACCCGCTTGCCTCCGGACACCGATGAATCTCTAAAAAAGGCCTTGGATCTTCCTCGCATTGCAGGGGGGTGCTTTCATGTGCGATTCGTCCCACACAGGCCGCGCTCATTGAGGGTCGTCGCAGCCGGGATCAATTTGAGAACCGCTCTTACTCACGCCGCCACAGGAGACCAGGCGATTTTTGTGCGGCGAAGCGTCTTTGAAAAGATAGGCGGGTTTCGTGAATGGCCCCTTTTTGAGGATGTCGATTTCGTGAGCCGGATGAAACGCGTGGGCAGGTTTGCAGTAATTCGTTCTCGAGTAACCGTCTCGGCGCGGCGCCATCTGAAGCACGGCATTTTGAGGACTGTCTTTTTCATCTATTTCCTGCGCGCCGGCTTCTGGGCCGGAATTTCACCTTTCAGGCTCGCCCGCTGGTACGAGGGTCCGAGCACACACCGGAGGCCCGTAATGGCAGCGGTGACGGAGCGCAATGTTATTTCGAGATGA